A portion of the Actomonas aquatica genome contains these proteins:
- a CDS encoding MFS transporter, with product MTSASSSPADRPPAHFRWSICGLLFLSIVVNYVHRLTIGILKDPLSQQLGWSETDYGQIAAAFSFAYAFGYLFGGRLLDRWGVKRGLPVFVLAWSLAATAHGLIALLDPSARVSFNYPWFSWAEKGLVWSTFGVPLTVFGFISARIALGLTQGGNFPGAVKAVAEWFPVRERALATGLFNVGSNVGAVLCPLLVQWMFVRWGWAATFYVTGLTGFIWVVLWWWLYEAPARHPRLSAAERTYILDGQPAVEEPKVSVPWRRLLRERAVWAYVLASIFAGPAWGFYQFFLPDFLKKTFAFDLAATARWTAFFFFLAAIGGVLGGWFAGKLLARGWAVAKARKTALLACALAVLPVGLAPFAGSPLLAVLIVGLAGSAHQGWSANLFSLVSDTMPRHAISSVVGLGGFVAYFTGGFVNGFTGLILERTGSYVPVFAYFSGMYLLSLLLVHLLVPRIDRA from the coding sequence GTGACCTCCGCCTCCTCCTCGCCCGCCGACCGCCCTCCTGCACACTTTCGTTGGAGCATCTGCGGTCTCCTTTTCCTCTCCATCGTCGTCAACTATGTGCACCGATTGACGATCGGCATCCTCAAGGATCCCCTCAGTCAGCAGCTCGGCTGGAGTGAAACCGACTACGGCCAGATCGCCGCCGCGTTCTCCTTCGCTTACGCCTTCGGTTATCTGTTTGGCGGTCGGCTGCTGGATCGTTGGGGCGTAAAGCGGGGGCTGCCCGTCTTCGTGCTCGCGTGGAGTCTCGCGGCCACGGCGCACGGTCTCATCGCGTTGCTCGATCCCAGCGCGCGCGTTTCCTTCAACTACCCGTGGTTTTCGTGGGCCGAAAAGGGTCTCGTCTGGTCCACCTTCGGGGTGCCGCTGACGGTGTTTGGTTTCATCTCGGCCCGCATCGCCCTCGGTCTCACGCAGGGCGGTAATTTCCCCGGCGCGGTCAAGGCGGTCGCCGAGTGGTTTCCGGTTCGCGAGCGCGCGCTCGCCACCGGTCTTTTCAACGTCGGTAGCAACGTCGGCGCCGTCCTCTGCCCCTTGCTCGTGCAATGGATGTTTGTGCGCTGGGGATGGGCCGCGACGTTTTATGTGACCGGTCTCACTGGCTTCATCTGGGTCGTGCTTTGGTGGTGGCTCTACGAAGCGCCGGCGCGCCACCCGCGCCTGAGCGCCGCCGAACGCACTTACATTCTCGACGGCCAGCCGGCCGTGGAGGAGCCGAAGGTCAGCGTGCCGTGGCGCCGCCTCCTGCGCGAGCGCGCGGTTTGGGCTTACGTGCTCGCCAGCATCTTCGCCGGACCGGCCTGGGGCTTCTACCAATTCTTCCTGCCGGATTTTTTGAAAAAAACCTTCGCCTTCGATCTCGCGGCGACCGCGCGCTGGACGGCGTTCTTTTTCTTCCTCGCGGCGATTGGTGGAGTGCTTGGCGGTTGGTTTGCCGGTAAACTGCTCGCCCGCGGTTGGGCTGTCGCCAAGGCCCGCAAGACCGCCTTGCTCGCCTGCGCCCTGGCGGTGTTGCCCGTCGGCCTGGCGCCCTTTGCGGGGTCGCCTTTGCTGGCTGTGCTCATCGTGGGGCTCGCGGGCTCCGCTCACCAGGGTTGGTCTGCCAATCTGTTCAGCCTCGTGTCGGACACGATGCCGCGCCACGCGATCAGCTCGGTGGTGGGGCTTGGCGGTTTTGTGGCCTACTTCACCGGCGGATTCGTGAATGGGTTCACCGGACTCATTCTGGAGAGGACGGGCAGCTATGTTCCCGTTTTCGCCTACTTCTCCGGCATGTATCTGCTCTCCCTCTTGTTGGTGCACCTGCTGGTCCCACGCATCGACCGCGCCTGA